In Horticoccus luteus, the following proteins share a genomic window:
- a CDS encoding MazG family protein encodes MQETTKYTQRAENQTRVDGFWHGFHPERRCAGRMSAMDELKATIARLRGPGGCPWDQEQTHASLVRCLIDEVSELIETIDQADFPHMREELGDVLIQVVFHAHLAEEAGRFSLEDVAREVNEKLVRRHPHVFGTGKLDTSEQVITQWEQIKAGEKKNGAPASGVFKALPPRLPALMFAEAVAKQIEKKQLPADGALDAAKVQALGRELDEATLGRRLFELAAAARVHGLDAEGALRLHATKVMRDVEQRVQQRAG; translated from the coding sequence ATGCAGGAAACAACGAAATACACGCAGCGGGCTGAAAACCAGACCAGAGTGGACGGGTTTTGGCATGGATTTCACCCGGAACGTCGTTGTGCTGGGCGGATGAGCGCGATGGATGAGTTGAAAGCGACGATTGCCCGGTTGCGGGGGCCGGGCGGGTGTCCGTGGGATCAAGAGCAGACGCATGCGTCTTTGGTGCGGTGTCTCATCGACGAGGTGAGCGAACTCATCGAGACGATCGACCAGGCGGATTTTCCGCACATGCGCGAGGAGCTGGGCGATGTGCTGATCCAAGTAGTGTTTCATGCGCACCTCGCGGAGGAAGCAGGACGGTTTTCGCTCGAGGATGTGGCGCGGGAGGTGAATGAGAAACTGGTGCGGCGGCATCCGCACGTGTTTGGAACGGGCAAGCTCGACACGTCGGAGCAGGTGATCACGCAGTGGGAGCAGATCAAAGCGGGCGAAAAGAAGAATGGCGCACCGGCGAGCGGAGTATTCAAGGCGCTGCCGCCGCGGCTGCCGGCGTTAATGTTCGCCGAAGCGGTGGCGAAGCAGATCGAGAAAAAGCAGTTGCCGGCGGACGGCGCGCTCGATGCGGCGAAGGTGCAGGCGTTGGGGCGGGAGCTGGATGAGGCGACGCTGGGCCGGAGGTTGTTTGAACTGGCGGCGGCCGCGCGGGTGCACGGCCTGGATGCGGAGGGAGCGTTGCGGCTGCACGCGACGAAGGTGATGCGCGATGTCGAGCAACGCGTCCAGCAGCGCGCCGGTTGA
- a CDS encoding indole-3-glycerol phosphate synthase TrpC — protein MSDKLTEIMAWKRHEIAALVRPVAESELAAASAARPAPPSFRAALRPADGQLAVIAEIKRRSPSAGPIATAVSAPDQAQRYRAAGASALSVLTDEKYFGGSLADLTAVTALFHRDPPAVPCLRKDFMVHPIQVLQARQAGASAILIIVRALTDDEIKSLHTAAIAAGLDALFEIHHEAELDRAVAHGAKIIGVNNRDLARFTTDLALSERLIPLFPREVIAVSESGIFTAVDGARARAAGAHAVLVGEALMKAPDPAALMAAFRAP, from the coding sequence ATGTCCGATAAACTCACCGAGATCATGGCGTGGAAGCGGCACGAAATCGCCGCGCTCGTCCGTCCCGTTGCCGAATCCGAACTCGCCGCCGCTTCCGCCGCGCGACCCGCGCCGCCATCGTTTCGCGCCGCCCTGCGTCCCGCCGACGGACAACTCGCCGTCATTGCCGAGATCAAGCGCCGCTCGCCGTCCGCCGGCCCCATCGCCACCGCCGTCTCCGCCCCCGATCAGGCGCAACGCTACCGCGCGGCCGGCGCCAGCGCGCTCTCCGTCCTGACCGACGAAAAATATTTCGGCGGTTCCCTCGCCGATCTCACAGCCGTCACCGCGCTTTTCCATCGCGACCCGCCTGCGGTGCCCTGCCTCCGCAAGGATTTCATGGTGCACCCGATCCAGGTGCTTCAAGCCCGCCAGGCCGGCGCCAGCGCCATTCTGATCATCGTTCGCGCACTCACCGACGACGAAATCAAATCCCTCCACACCGCCGCCATCGCCGCCGGCCTCGATGCGCTGTTTGAAATCCATCACGAAGCCGAACTCGACCGCGCCGTCGCTCACGGGGCGAAGATCATCGGCGTCAACAACCGCGATCTCGCCCGCTTCACGACCGACCTCGCCCTCAGCGAACGCCTCATCCCGCTTTTCCCGCGCGAGGTGATCGCCGTCAGCGAAAGCGGCATCTTCACCGCCGTCGATGGCGCCCGCGCCCGCGCCGCCGGCGCCCACGCCGTCCTCGTCGGCGAGGCCCTCATGAAAGCCCCGGATCCCGCCGCCTTGATGGCCGCGTTCCGCGCCCCCTGA
- the rsmA gene encoding 16S rRNA (adenine(1518)-N(6)/adenine(1519)-N(6))-dimethyltransferase RsmA produces MPLTPSSTRDLLAALGHTPKRYLGQNFLVDGNIVRKSLELARLAAGDTVVEIGPGLGTLTSALLEAGADVWAVEMDRALAQHLRETLAPRFPAHLHLLEGDAIDHPLANLPAASAAAGFKVIANLPYAISTPWMDAVLSGPLPERLVLMLQQEAAQRYAALPGSKTFGAISIFLQSAYEIAPGHKVAAACFHPRPEIESYLLHLVRRPPAFVFDPATKTLIRACFQQRRKQIAALLRGRLPDDGTAWLAGLAEFDLTPRARPEEIPVAAWQRLHAA; encoded by the coding sequence GTGCCGCTTACACCTTCCAGCACCCGCGATCTGCTCGCCGCCCTCGGGCACACGCCCAAACGTTACTTGGGCCAAAATTTTCTGGTCGACGGCAACATCGTCCGCAAATCCCTCGAGCTCGCCCGCCTCGCCGCGGGCGATACCGTGGTCGAAATCGGGCCCGGTCTCGGCACGTTGACCTCCGCCCTGCTCGAAGCCGGCGCCGATGTCTGGGCGGTCGAGATGGATCGCGCACTCGCGCAACACCTCCGCGAAACCCTCGCGCCGCGCTTCCCCGCGCATCTTCATCTTTTGGAAGGCGACGCCATCGACCATCCCCTCGCCAACCTCCCGGCCGCGTCCGCCGCCGCCGGATTCAAGGTCATCGCCAATCTTCCTTACGCGATTTCCACCCCGTGGATGGATGCCGTGCTCTCCGGTCCGCTCCCCGAGCGCCTGGTCTTGATGCTGCAGCAGGAAGCCGCCCAACGCTACGCCGCGCTCCCCGGCAGCAAGACATTCGGCGCCATCTCGATTTTCCTGCAGTCCGCCTACGAAATCGCTCCCGGCCATAAAGTCGCCGCCGCCTGCTTTCACCCGCGGCCCGAAATCGAATCGTATCTGCTGCACCTGGTCCGCCGCCCGCCGGCATTTGTGTTCGATCCCGCGACGAAAACCCTCATCCGCGCCTGCTTCCAGCAACGCCGCAAGCAGATCGCCGCCCTTCTCCGCGGCCGCCTGCCCGACGACGGCACCGCCTGGCTCGCCGGCCTCGCCGAATTCGACCTCACGCCGCGAGCCCGCCCCGAGGAAATTCCCGTCGCCGCGTGGCAACGGCTCCACGCAGCTTGA
- a CDS encoding GlsB/YeaQ/YmgE family stress response membrane protein has product MSARAFLTFLVIGLLAGWISGLITKGRGFGLAGNLIVGVVGAFLGGFCFGLLGLTAHNFIGQLVFAIAGAVLFSYLLRFIKN; this is encoded by the coding sequence ATGTCCGCCCGGGCGTTTCTCACCTTTCTCGTCATCGGACTCCTCGCCGGCTGGATCAGCGGTCTCATCACCAAAGGCCGCGGCTTCGGCCTCGCCGGCAACCTTATCGTCGGCGTGGTCGGCGCCTTCCTCGGCGGCTTCTGCTTCGGTCTGCTCGGCCTCACCGCCCACAACTTCATCGGCCAACTCGTCTTCGCCATCGCCGGTGCCGTCCTCTTCAGCTACCTGTTGCGCTTCATCAAAAACTGA